The Solibacillus sp. FSL R7-0682 genome includes a window with the following:
- a CDS encoding CobW family GTP-binding protein produces MKDVYLFSGFLGSGKTSMLTDVIRQLKDVGLKPAVIMNELGKLPFDSQAVEADVPLKEMLEGCICCSGAEKTEAQIQSLLHDQEFDVLIIETTGAAHPVEALDAVYSPIFADQLNIKGIVTVADSKLWLDRASLTPQVRSLFMEQIRHAHLLLANKTDLLTESEQAQVVYELQGFNPNAFILQTINGRVPLKLLQNMQSTAQVAKEEIVSARIGESFNLGSRLVEFTESFTQEQVEDWVRALPDTVYRMKGYIPIEGIKNPMLFQYAYGMVQWLPEFIKMQPNLVIIGENIQNIKVIGEKS; encoded by the coding sequence ATGAAGGATGTCTATTTATTTAGTGGATTTTTAGGGAGTGGCAAAACATCTATGCTAACGGATGTGATTCGCCAATTAAAAGATGTAGGTCTAAAGCCTGCTGTCATCATGAATGAATTAGGGAAATTACCGTTTGATTCTCAAGCAGTGGAAGCGGATGTTCCCCTAAAGGAAATGTTAGAAGGGTGTATTTGTTGTAGTGGAGCGGAAAAAACAGAAGCGCAAATTCAATCTCTACTACATGATCAAGAGTTTGATGTGTTAATTATCGAAACGACTGGCGCGGCCCACCCAGTAGAAGCTTTAGATGCAGTGTATTCACCAATATTCGCTGATCAACTAAATATTAAAGGGATAGTTACAGTAGCCGATAGTAAGCTATGGCTTGATCGAGCTTCGTTAACCCCGCAAGTGCGTTCTTTATTTATGGAACAAATTCGCCATGCACATTTACTGTTAGCCAATAAAACGGATTTATTAACAGAATCAGAGCAAGCGCAAGTTGTGTATGAGCTGCAAGGTTTTAATCCGAATGCTTTTATTTTGCAAACAATAAATGGACGTGTTCCACTTAAACTCTTACAAAATATGCAATCTACAGCACAGGTGGCAAAGGAAGAAATCGTTTCTGCTCGCATAGGAGAAAGCTTTAATTTGGGCTCGAGACTAGTCGAATTCACAGAAAGCTTTACACAAGAGCAAGTTGAAGACTGGGTTCGTGCTTTACCAGATACGGTTTATCGAATGAAAGGCTATATACCAATTGAGGGCATAAAAAATCCGATGCTCTTTCAATATGCATATGGAATGGTTCAATGGCTGCCAGAATTCATTAAAATGCAACCGAATCTTGTGATTATTGGTGAAAATATTCAAAATATAAAAGTGATAGGCGAGAAATCATAA
- a CDS encoding HAMP domain-containing sensor histidine kinase, with amino-acid sequence MKRLRKGLYNLSLKSKWTLTVGATIFISYAMISIVLYIALQTWLINNEEKNAIRTVDDITSFFEAQGSTVTIQQLQNNNALMKAIMTQEQTVRIFNLDGVEVIRINDVTEAAIFPQTNRKNVPTIIEEQNIGGTEAFVIHQVVQIGPFHGIMQLIHPLTTFQSMMKYILTTILIVGLGALLFSVSISYYLANLLMKPLVQLRDAMNLVRDRGFTAQPQFQYEADDEIGDLLKMYRSLMNELEISFTKQQQFIADASHELRTPIQVIEGHLSLLKRWGKDDPVVLTESLNTSLEEISRMKKMIEELLQLAKREEVDKKAEADLEVVYDNVKIELLQLYHDVIIEKTVVGQKKTALISEHAATQIFRNIMSNGIRYNSNQPNLQVAIYYTEQFISVTIQDNGIGISEKQLPHIFDRFYRVEESRTKEISGTGLGLSITKMLAEKYQIEMQVESSVNNGTAFILKFPTK; translated from the coding sequence ATGAAGAGACTTCGAAAAGGGTTATATAATTTATCACTTAAATCAAAATGGACCTTAACGGTAGGTGCGACGATCTTTATAAGTTATGCAATGATTTCAATTGTATTGTATATAGCGTTACAAACATGGCTCATTAACAATGAAGAAAAAAATGCAATTCGAACTGTTGATGATATTACGAGTTTTTTTGAAGCACAAGGAAGCACTGTTACAATACAGCAATTACAAAATAATAACGCATTGATGAAAGCTATTATGACACAGGAGCAAACTGTTCGTATTTTTAATTTAGATGGAGTTGAAGTGATCCGAATTAATGATGTTACGGAAGCTGCTATTTTTCCACAAACGAATCGGAAAAATGTTCCTACTATTATAGAAGAGCAAAATATTGGAGGGACTGAAGCGTTTGTCATCCATCAAGTTGTTCAAATTGGACCGTTTCATGGAATTATGCAACTTATCCATCCGTTGACAACATTTCAATCGATGATGAAATATATTTTGACAACAATTTTAATAGTAGGACTTGGCGCATTATTGTTTTCCGTTTCAATTAGTTATTATTTAGCGAATTTACTAATGAAACCACTTGTTCAGCTGCGAGATGCAATGAATCTTGTACGTGATCGTGGCTTTACAGCGCAACCACAATTTCAATATGAAGCAGATGATGAAATTGGTGATTTGCTTAAAATGTATCGCTCCTTAATGAATGAATTAGAAATTTCATTTACTAAACAACAGCAATTTATAGCCGATGCATCCCATGAGTTACGTACACCAATCCAAGTAATTGAGGGACATTTATCGTTGTTAAAACGATGGGGGAAAGATGACCCAGTAGTGTTAACGGAATCTTTAAATACGTCATTAGAAGAAATTTCACGCATGAAAAAAATGATTGAAGAATTGCTTCAACTTGCTAAGCGCGAAGAGGTTGATAAAAAAGCTGAAGCAGATTTAGAAGTTGTTTATGATAACGTAAAAATAGAACTTTTACAGCTGTATCATGATGTCATTATTGAAAAAACTGTTGTAGGACAGAAAAAAACAGCCTTAATAAGCGAACATGCTGCAACGCAAATCTTTAGAAATATTATGAGTAATGGTATACGATATAATAGCAATCAACCGAATCTTCAAGTAGCTATTTATTATACTGAACAATTCATTTCTGTCACAATACAAGATAATGGAATTGGTATTTCAGAAAAGCAACTTCCGCATATTTTTGATCGCTTTTATCGAGTAGAGGAATCTAGGACGAAGGAGATTTCTGGAACGGGTTTAGGGCTGAGTATTACAAAAATGCTCGCAGAAAAATATCAGATTGAGATGCAGGTCGAAAGTTCAGTAAATAATGGAACTGCGTTTATACTTAAATTCCCTACAAAATAG
- a CDS encoding sensor domain-containing diguanylate cyclase, giving the protein MDSKFSVEQLELLFGKSRDAVFFMEKIEDDYRYNFLNDTAIKLINMNPIGQTLLQVIPPHTSKNIFHYYQISDEQQDQVEFEDYTYSKFEIRKQKTTVIPVQTEGKSFLLAITREIPVGRDLEDKYLFMRSVFYKSFLSTILISTEFQLLEANQKFVDEFNIRLEDSHSNFFELPFIDQECVPMLKEYINQAQNGENITSKMLYFIDKNHVRRYYTATFSSLTSNDKTIAVFIILQEITAFVEQKQALRTASHGLETLKNAISSAADVIFTNTDGIIIDVNERVIQNTGYAREELVGKTHRVFNSGYHTKQFFDRLWKTIKSGNIWRDEICNRKKNGETYWMDATTIPIIDENGEIEQYITIQYNISSKKELMSELYKIESNFRAITENTNDFILIADKDGKIKYASPSYIRKLGYSEEELIGQTYENLLTIDSLAVWQKELSIIKRNGILENKIELQLLSKNHHTMWTEGNYTITLDMAQQKIEEIVMVSREITERKQLEDKLTYLAYHDSLTQLGNRRLLYRDFPEILNKAIINNESIAIFYIDGDNFKQVNDLYGHDVGDEFLKEFGQALVKCIRNDDLIVRLGGDEFLIALTGLSSNEQVRLEQIKHIVERIRLQLKIGWTIRDLHFAPTTSIGISIYPEHSDTLEQLIDLADRALYQAKQISKNNYCISSVQLNV; this is encoded by the coding sequence ATGGATTCGAAATTTTCTGTTGAGCAGCTCGAACTGTTATTTGGAAAAAGCCGAGATGCAGTATTTTTTATGGAAAAAATCGAAGATGACTATCGATATAATTTTTTAAATGATACTGCGATCAAATTAATTAATATGAATCCAATCGGACAAACATTACTACAAGTAATCCCTCCACATACATCAAAAAACATATTTCATTATTATCAAATTTCGGATGAACAACAAGATCAAGTGGAATTTGAAGATTATACGTATTCAAAGTTCGAAATACGTAAGCAAAAGACGACGGTCATTCCTGTCCAAACAGAAGGGAAGTCTTTTTTGCTTGCAATTACAAGAGAAATTCCAGTTGGTCGTGACTTGGAAGATAAATATTTGTTCATGCGCTCGGTATTTTACAAATCGTTTTTATCGACTATTCTTATTTCGACAGAATTCCAATTGCTAGAGGCAAATCAGAAGTTTGTTGATGAATTTAATATTCGTTTAGAAGATAGCCATAGTAATTTTTTTGAGTTGCCATTTATCGACCAAGAATGTGTACCTATGCTCAAGGAGTATATTAATCAAGCGCAAAATGGAGAAAATATTACGTCAAAAATGTTGTACTTCATCGATAAAAACCATGTGAGACGATACTACACGGCTACATTTTCATCGTTGACAAGCAATGATAAAACAATTGCAGTATTTATTATTTTGCAAGAAATTACAGCATTTGTGGAACAAAAGCAAGCGTTGCGTACTGCTTCCCATGGTCTCGAAACATTAAAAAATGCCATTAGTTCGGCTGCAGATGTTATTTTCACAAATACAGATGGCATAATCATCGATGTAAACGAACGAGTAATTCAAAATACTGGATATGCTCGTGAAGAGCTTGTGGGGAAAACTCATCGCGTGTTTAATTCCGGATACCATACGAAACAATTTTTCGATAGGCTTTGGAAAACGATTAAAAGTGGAAATATTTGGCGTGACGAGATTTGTAATCGAAAGAAGAATGGTGAGACATATTGGATGGATGCAACAACGATTCCGATCATTGATGAAAATGGTGAAATCGAACAATATATTACGATTCAATATAATATTTCCTCGAAGAAGGAATTAATGTCAGAGCTATATAAAATCGAAAGTAACTTTCGTGCAATTACGGAAAACACAAATGATTTTATTTTAATAGCCGATAAGGATGGGAAAATAAAATATGCTTCACCTTCATATATTCGTAAATTAGGATATTCTGAAGAGGAGCTAATTGGTCAAACATACGAAAATTTACTGACGATTGACAGTTTAGCTGTCTGGCAAAAGGAGCTTTCCATTATTAAAAGAAATGGCATTTTAGAAAATAAAATTGAATTGCAACTTTTATCTAAAAACCATCATACTATGTGGACAGAAGGAAATTACACTATTACGTTAGATATGGCACAACAAAAAATAGAAGAAATCGTGATGGTATCAAGAGAAATTACAGAGCGAAAGCAATTAGAAGATAAATTAACCTATTTAGCTTATCATGATAGCCTGACACAGCTAGGTAATCGACGACTCCTCTATAGAGATTTTCCGGAGATATTAAATAAGGCGATCATTAATAATGAATCAATTGCCATTTTCTATATAGATGGTGATAATTTTAAACAGGTAAATGATCTTTATGGACATGACGTAGGCGATGAATTTTTAAAAGAATTTGGTCAAGCACTTGTAAAATGTATTCGTAATGATGATTTAATTGTCCGTTTAGGTGGGGATGAGTTTTTAATTGCTTTAACGGGCCTTTCCTCAAATGAGCAAGTGCGCTTAGAGCAAATTAAACATATCGTCGAACGCATCCGATTACAATTAAAAATTGGTTGGACAATTCGTGATTTACACTTTGCGCCAACGACATCAATTGGCATTTCAATTTATCCTGAACATAGTGATACATTAGAGCAATTAATTGATTTAGCAGATCGTGCGCTCTATCAAGCAAAACAAATATCAAAAAACAATTATTGTATTAGCAGTGTACAACTAAATGTTTAA
- a CDS encoding GNAT family N-acetyltransferase encodes MLKHRELHETAELYELLRHPSVFPFVRQKATSAEEYLFMTKQLIEEELNGLTISRTIVDEWGAPIGTISIFDIQDGAGFLGTWIGKPYQGFGYNQKAKLAFLQDLFFNYDFHTVFLRIRKENARSKAAALKLPYVVDAELSNPALFDEINQGETKFHLFKIPRDLFYLTTANTQTEEEEQAM; translated from the coding sequence ATGTTAAAACACCGAGAACTACATGAAACTGCAGAGCTATATGAGCTATTACGTCATCCGTCTGTATTTCCATTTGTTCGTCAAAAAGCAACATCTGCTGAAGAATATTTATTTATGACAAAGCAATTAATCGAAGAAGAATTGAACGGCTTAACAATTTCTCGAACAATTGTTGACGAATGGGGCGCCCCAATCGGAACTATTAGTATTTTTGATATCCAAGATGGCGCTGGTTTTCTAGGCACTTGGATTGGTAAGCCTTACCAAGGATTTGGCTACAATCAAAAAGCAAAGTTAGCTTTTCTTCAAGATTTGTTTTTTAATTATGATTTCCATACGGTTTTCTTACGTATTCGTAAAGAAAATGCTCGTTCAAAAGCTGCAGCATTAAAATTACCTTACGTAGTTGATGCTGAGTTGAGTAATCCCGCATTATTTGATGAAATCAATCAAGGTGAGACAAAATTCCACCTTTTTAAAATCCCAAGAGATTTATTCTATTTAACTACAGCAAACACACAAACAGAAGAAGAAGAACAAGCAATGTAA
- a CDS encoding undecaprenyldiphospho-muramoylpentapeptide beta-N-acetylglucosaminyltransferase has protein sequence MNEKSIILTGGGTAGHVSLNEAIIPSLIEAGYKVHYIGSHDGIEKEIIGNAFPNIPYHSISSGKLRRYFSMKNFSDPFRVMAGVGQAFSIIKKVKPTVIFSKGGFVSVPVVMAAKLANIPVVVHESDVTPGLANKIAQPFASHVFTVFKETMKHLPNDKSTNTGSIIRQQLFEGNKERGLTFCGFTTDKKVLLVMGGSLGSVVINDALRKNLNTLLDQYQIIHLCGKGNKDASLENLKGYKQFEYVTTELPDLLYAADLVVSRAGSNSIFEFLALHKPMLLIPLSATKSRGDQILNARLFKKQGFAHVLDEDTMTTATFLAAVMQLDKEGDEMIDRMLDVEQPKTPAEMVSLITQYEK, from the coding sequence ATGAACGAAAAATCAATCATTTTAACTGGTGGGGGTACGGCTGGACATGTTTCGTTAAATGAAGCAATTATCCCATCATTAATTGAAGCAGGATACAAAGTACATTATATAGGTTCACACGATGGTATTGAGAAAGAAATTATCGGCAATGCATTTCCTAATATACCTTATCATAGTATTTCTAGTGGAAAGCTAAGACGTTATTTTTCAATGAAAAACTTTTCAGATCCATTCCGAGTAATGGCAGGGGTTGGACAAGCTTTCTCTATTATAAAAAAGGTAAAACCTACAGTAATATTTTCTAAGGGAGGATTCGTCTCAGTACCAGTCGTTATGGCGGCCAAACTGGCAAATATACCGGTAGTAGTACATGAATCAGATGTAACGCCTGGTTTAGCGAATAAAATAGCACAACCATTTGCGTCACATGTTTTTACTGTTTTTAAAGAAACGATGAAGCATTTACCAAACGACAAATCGACAAATACGGGATCAATTATTCGTCAACAGCTTTTTGAAGGAAATAAAGAGCGTGGTTTAACGTTTTGTGGATTTACAACGGATAAAAAAGTGTTGTTAGTCATGGGAGGAAGCTTAGGCTCAGTCGTTATAAATGATGCGCTACGGAAAAATTTGAATACATTATTAGATCAATATCAAATTATTCATTTATGTGGTAAAGGAAACAAGGATGCGAGTTTAGAAAATCTGAAAGGCTATAAGCAATTTGAATATGTAACGACAGAATTACCGGATTTATTATATGCGGCGGATTTAGTTGTATCACGTGCTGGTTCAAACTCAATTTTCGAATTTTTGGCATTGCATAAACCAATGTTACTAATTCCGTTATCCGCAACAAAAAGTCGCGGCGATCAAATTTTAAATGCCCGTTTATTTAAGAAACAAGGTTTTGCTCATGTATTAGATGAAGATACGATGACAACGGCAACTTTTTTAGCTGCAGTAATGCAGCTTGATAAAGAGGGGGATGAAATGATTGATCGAATGCTCGATGTAGAACAACCAAAAACACCAGCAGAAATGGTATCGCTAATTACGCAATATGAGAAGTAA
- a CDS encoding lmo1851 family serine protease produces MDEQKKDGEQTEMNEQQVKTEKPAGKFLRIKPFAFIMLIFLTILVTVGLTIFALTFGDQKVVEVKVPIERTEFKKLYEAYDALQSKYYEDINEEDVVYGAINGMFDALGDPYSDYMNHEEATSFNESLSSSFQGIGAEISERNGYIMIVSPIKNTPAEKAGLQPRDMVLAVDGQSVKGMSSTEAVLLIRGEKGTKVVLTIQRGEAEPTNITIVRDDIPVETVYGQLDESGIAHFQITSFSENTAKELEKLMAEFETKGMKAIVLDVRQNPGGFLKAAIDISNLFVEQGKTIVQIQEKDSEPELVVAEGGKKYQLPVTVLIDEGSASASEILAGALKESFGAKIVGLTSFGKGTMQEVIYLEDGSNLKFTTGKWLTPKGNWINEKGIKPDVEVAYPDYASLPYIDPSQKFEIGANHVTIQAAKRILEVLGYDPGEVNQEFDEKTAAALKEFQQANELEATGILSGDTTYALMDAISEKLKTDDPQIVKAKELLGVKTEEATSNE; encoded by the coding sequence ATGGATGAACAAAAAAAAGACGGGGAACAAACAGAAATGAATGAGCAACAAGTCAAAACTGAAAAGCCAGCCGGCAAGTTTTTACGCATTAAGCCATTTGCATTCATTATGTTGATTTTCCTCACAATTTTAGTGACAGTAGGGTTAACCATTTTTGCGTTAACTTTCGGTGATCAAAAAGTTGTAGAAGTAAAAGTACCTATAGAGCGTACAGAATTTAAAAAGCTATATGAAGCGTATGACGCGTTACAATCAAAATATTATGAAGATATAAATGAAGAAGATGTTGTATATGGTGCGATAAACGGTATGTTTGATGCACTAGGAGATCCTTATTCGGATTATATGAATCATGAAGAAGCTACATCGTTCAATGAAAGTTTATCTTCTAGCTTCCAAGGGATTGGCGCTGAGATTTCAGAGAGAAATGGCTATATTATGATTGTTTCACCAATTAAAAACACGCCGGCCGAAAAGGCGGGTCTACAACCAAGAGATATGGTATTAGCGGTTGATGGTCAAAGCGTAAAAGGTATGAGTTCAACAGAAGCCGTACTATTAATTCGTGGTGAAAAGGGAACGAAAGTTGTGTTAACTATTCAGCGTGGAGAAGCAGAACCAACAAATATTACAATTGTTCGTGACGATATTCCGGTTGAGACAGTGTATGGACAATTAGATGAAAGTGGTATTGCTCATTTCCAAATTACTTCATTTAGTGAGAACACAGCAAAAGAGCTTGAAAAACTTATGGCTGAGTTTGAAACAAAAGGAATGAAGGCGATCGTACTTGACGTTCGTCAAAATCCAGGTGGTTTCTTAAAAGCAGCCATTGACATTTCAAATCTATTCGTAGAGCAAGGCAAAACAATTGTACAAATTCAAGAAAAAGACAGTGAGCCAGAATTAGTCGTTGCAGAAGGCGGTAAAAAGTATCAATTACCTGTAACAGTTCTAATTGATGAAGGTAGTGCATCAGCATCTGAAATATTAGCCGGTGCTTTAAAAGAATCTTTCGGTGCAAAAATTGTTGGTTTAACTTCATTTGGTAAAGGTACAATGCAAGAAGTTATTTATCTTGAAGATGGTTCAAACTTAAAATTCACAACGGGCAAATGGTTAACGCCAAAAGGGAATTGGATTAACGAAAAAGGAATTAAACCAGACGTTGAAGTAGCATATCCTGATTATGCTTCGTTACCGTATATTGATCCAAGTCAAAAATTCGAAATCGGTGCAAATCACGTAACGATTCAAGCGGCTAAACGCATTTTAGAAGTGCTTGGATACGACCCAGGTGAAGTGAATCAAGAGTTTGATGAAAAAACTGCTGCTGCTTTAAAGGAATTCCAACAAGCGAATGAACTAGAAGCAACAGGCATTTTATCAGGCGATACAACGTACGCATTAATGGATGCAATTAGCGAAAAGCTTAAAACAGATGACCCACAAATCGTTAAAGCAAAAGAATTATTAGGTGTTAAGACTGAAGAAGCAACTTCAAATGAATAA
- a CDS encoding CAP domain-containing protein, whose translation MKKSLMTFCAVILLSTQAPIAKAEEVKENKGIEDYKHYYSYVVTSNDQYKLVDLKELLKKWTFKGTATVEDNQTSTDKKNQTSTKQEQKDTKVEQPKKEATVTKPVTKPVEKPVTKPVEEKVPAKPVEEKETTNQVVTQPTETPKTPVVESQPVKEEPKNESLSDIDAIEAKVVELTNAERAKNGLSALQIDKPLMAAAREKSQDMKDNNYFSHTSPTWGSPFDRLKALGISYQAAGENIAKGQKTAEEVVTAWMNSEGHRANILDAKFTHIGVGYVKDGNIWTQQFIKK comes from the coding sequence ATGAAAAAATCGTTAATGACATTTTGTGCAGTAATACTTTTATCAACTCAAGCACCAATCGCTAAGGCGGAAGAGGTGAAAGAAAACAAAGGAATCGAGGATTACAAACATTACTATAGCTACGTTGTAACTTCGAATGATCAATATAAACTGGTAGATTTAAAAGAACTTTTGAAAAAATGGACATTTAAAGGTACAGCAACAGTGGAGGATAATCAAACTTCAACTGATAAGAAAAATCAAACTTCTACTAAACAAGAGCAAAAAGATACGAAAGTAGAACAACCAAAGAAGGAAGCTACTGTAACTAAACCAGTAACTAAGCCAGTTGAAAAACCAGTAACAAAACCTGTTGAAGAAAAGGTACCAGCTAAGCCGGTTGAAGAAAAAGAAACTACAAATCAAGTGGTGACACAACCAACAGAAACACCAAAAACACCAGTTGTTGAATCACAACCAGTAAAAGAAGAACCTAAAAACGAGTCATTAAGTGATATTGATGCAATTGAAGCAAAAGTAGTTGAATTGACGAATGCAGAGCGTGCAAAAAATGGTTTAAGTGCACTTCAAATTGATAAACCATTAATGGCAGCTGCTCGTGAAAAATCTCAAGATATGAAAGATAATAATTACTTCTCTCATACTTCACCAACTTGGGGAAGCCCATTTGATCGATTAAAAGCTCTTGGTATTTCATATCAAGCTGCAGGAGAAAATATCGCTAAAGGTCAAAAAACAGCTGAAGAAGTTGTTACAGCTTGGATGAATTCTGAAGGCCACCGTGCGAATATTTTAGATGCTAAATTTACTCACATTGGTGTTGGGTATGTAAAAGACGGAAATATTTGGACACAACAGTTTATTAAAAAATAA
- the dapF gene encoding diaminopimelate epimerase, whose product MKYQLLKVHGSGNTFYLYDSLYENELDWVRLTKWLCDPNNHEGADGLLLVLPSEKADAKMRVINADGSEASMCGNGLRCVARYICEKLNVDSAIIETMKANLTVRKEAPIFESLPTYAVEISPVSFDLQTLPMHYEHKTEIKNQLLPAFSDEILFTAVSVPNPHLIGIVDKQYIEDVSHQQKLAAYLNGDNEYFPDGVNVSYVLPISESEIFVRTYERGVGFTNACGTAMTASALIAKLYDYVNVPKIKVYNPGGFVQCQVEANENSYQLSLIGNATVLGNYEIDNDLHILGCFMTDEQLQYEKCNIFVKEKLGNLI is encoded by the coding sequence TTGAAGTATCAATTATTAAAAGTGCATGGTTCAGGTAATACATTTTATTTATACGATTCATTATATGAAAATGAATTGGATTGGGTTCGTTTAACTAAATGGCTATGTGATCCAAACAATCACGAGGGAGCGGACGGGTTATTACTTGTTTTGCCTTCTGAAAAAGCAGATGCAAAAATGCGAGTTATTAATGCAGATGGCTCGGAAGCATCAATGTGTGGAAATGGATTGCGATGTGTAGCTCGTTATATTTGTGAAAAGTTAAATGTTGACAGCGCAATAATTGAAACAATGAAAGCCAATTTAACTGTTCGTAAAGAGGCGCCGATTTTTGAATCGCTCCCAACATATGCAGTAGAAATTTCTCCGGTATCGTTTGATTTGCAAACATTGCCGATGCATTATGAACACAAAACTGAAATTAAAAATCAACTACTACCGGCTTTCTCGGATGAAATTTTATTTACAGCTGTTTCAGTTCCTAATCCTCATCTTATTGGAATCGTGGATAAGCAGTATATTGAAGACGTTTCACATCAGCAAAAATTGGCCGCTTATTTAAATGGGGATAATGAATATTTTCCAGATGGTGTAAATGTTAGCTATGTTTTGCCGATTTCTGAAAGTGAAATATTTGTGAGAACATATGAACGTGGTGTAGGATTTACAAATGCATGTGGTACTGCAATGACAGCATCTGCATTAATTGCTAAACTATATGATTACGTAAATGTTCCAAAAATTAAGGTGTACAATCCCGGCGGCTTCGTTCAATGTCAAGTTGAGGCTAATGAAAACAGCTACCAATTATCATTAATTGGAAACGCTACAGTGCTAGGGAATTATGAAATCGATAATGATTTACATATTTTAGGTTGTTTTATGACGGATGAGCAGTTACAATATGAAAAATGTAACATTTTTGTAAAAGAGAAATTAGGTAATCTTATTTAG
- a CDS encoding response regulator transcription factor, which yields MKQKILIVEDEKNIARFLELELKHEQFDVAVAYDGRKGLEVATSETFDCILLDVMLPELNGIEVCRRIRKQSDVPVLLLTARDAVMDRVAGLDAGADDYIVKPFAIEELLARIRSILRRVRPVHTTEQLTVRDIRIDPNAYEVFFEGKKLELTRKEYDLLKFLVENLNRVCTRELILENVWGFDSEVETNVVDVYIRHLRTKLLTNSEPYIETVRGVGYVVRG from the coding sequence ATGAAACAAAAAATATTGATAGTTGAAGATGAAAAAAATATTGCTAGATTTTTAGAATTAGAATTAAAGCATGAGCAATTCGACGTTGCGGTTGCATATGATGGAAGAAAAGGACTTGAAGTTGCGACATCTGAAACATTTGACTGTATATTACTTGATGTCATGCTTCCAGAATTAAATGGGATAGAAGTTTGTCGACGTATTCGGAAACAAAGTGATGTGCCAGTCTTATTACTGACAGCACGTGATGCCGTTATGGATCGTGTAGCTGGACTTGATGCGGGCGCGGATGATTATATTGTAAAACCGTTTGCCATTGAAGAGTTATTAGCACGGATTCGTTCAATTTTAAGAAGAGTACGTCCTGTCCATACAACGGAACAATTGACCGTTCGAGATATACGCATTGACCCAAATGCATACGAAGTCTTTTTTGAAGGCAAAAAGTTAGAATTAACTCGTAAAGAATATGATTTATTAAAGTTTCTTGTTGAAAACCTGAACCGAGTATGTACAAGAGAGCTTATTTTAGAAAATGTTTGGGGATTTGACAGTGAGGTGGAGACGAATGTAGTAGATGTTTATATTCGCCATTTACGAACAAAACTACTAACAAATTCAGAACCGTACATTGAAACCGTTCGGGGGGTTGGATATGTGGTGAGAGGATGA